The following nucleotide sequence is from Streptomyces bathyalis.
AAGAAGACCTCGGGGGCGGCGGCGCGCAGCCGGTCGCGGTAGGCGCGCTTGAGCGCTGAGCAGCTGACGACCCCTCCGGACTCCCGCCGCTCGCCGGCCCATCGGCCGATGGCGTCGAGCCATGGCTCACGGTCGGTGTCGTCGAGGGGTTCACCCGCGGTCATCTTGGCGACGTTCTCCGGCGGATGGAAGGAATCGGCTTCGGCGTAGGGCACTGCCAACGCGTCGGCGAGCAGCGCCCCCACGGTGGTCTTGCCCGTTCCGGCGACCCCCATGACGATCACGACGCCGCCCGCGGTGAGGACCTCGGCCGGGCGGGCGTCGCGGCGCTCGCGTCCCTGGTCACGGCCGCCGCCCGCCGGACGCGCCGCGCCGAGTCCCCGGCCTTCGGTGGGGAGACCCCGAGCCTTCGGCGGGGAGGCGCCATGCCTTTCGTGAGGAGACCCCATGCGCACCTCGCTGTCGTCTTTCGTCTGGGCGCCGCACACTCAACCTCATTACGTCACACTTATTCAATAGCCAGACATTGATTCGTCATACTTAATTTGCCGTGACGGCCACCCCGTACGCTGACTCCACGGGCCGGAGAGAAGTCAGGAGACTCATGACCAGCCAGGCTGCGGACGGCCGAGGGCGGGGGCTGCACGGACGGCTGCTCGGCCGGCTCGGGCCCGCGATCACCGCGGGGGACTACCCGCCCGGGACCGTGCTGCTCACTGACGAACTGGCCGAGCGGTACGAGGTCTCACGCACGGTCGTGCGCGAGGCGGTGCGGGTGCTGGAGTCCATGCATCTCGTGGAGTCGCGCCGCCGGGTCGGCGTGACCGTGCTGCCGACCGAGCAGTGGAACGTCTTCGATCCGCAGGTGATCACCTGGCGCCTCGCGGGCGCGGACCGGCCGCGGCAGCTGCGTTCCCTGACGAGGCTGCGCTCGGCGGTCGAGCCCATGGCGGCCCGTCTCGCGGCGGAGCTGGCCACGCCGGACGAGTGCGCCGAGCTGACCGAGCACACTCTGGGCATGGTGCGCACCTCCCGGGGGGAGCAGCTGGCGAACTACCTCGTGCACGACGTCGCGTTCCACCGCGTGATACTGCGGGCGTCGCGGAACGAGATGTTCGCCCGGCTCGGCGATGTCGTCGCCGCCGTCCTGACCGGACGCACGGAGCACGAGGTGATGTTCAGCGATCCCCGCCAGGAGGCCGTCACCATGCACGTCCAGGTCGCGGAGGCCGTGCGGGAAGGCGACGGTGCGGCCGCGGAGCGCTTGATGCGCACCATCACGGAGGACGCCCTGGCCGAACTGGACGTCCTCGCACCGTGAATCGCCGCCCGGCCCCGCCCGCGAACGGGCAGGGCACCGGAAGGCGAACGGGCAAGGACGCGGTCAGGCTCCTGCCACCCTCCGCACGACGCGCAGCAGGTACTCCTTCCTGTTGAGCGGGTCGTGGTCGGTGCGCGGACGCGACGGGATCTCCCCCACCACCGGCCGGTAGCGGGCGAAGGCGCACTCCAGCACCCCCTCCCCGCTTGTCAGCGTGGGCAGTTGCTGCTCCAGCTCGTGCACGCGCGCCGCCGGGATCTCTCCCTCCAGGAGATATGCGTCGCCCTTCGTCACCGGCGCCTGCGGCACCCCGCGCAGGCGTGAGAGCACGGGCAGCACGGCGCCGAACGTCTCCGCCGGGATCTCCAGCCGGAACCGGTGCATCGGCTCGTGGACCGTCGTCCCGGCATCCCTGAGGGCGTCCATCACGACCAGGGGTGTGAGCTGGCGGAAGTCGGCACCCGTGCTGGACATGCTCTTGTCGAAGATCGCGTGGGCATGGCTCTGGCGCGGTGCGTAACCGGAGTGCGTCATGGTGACCGTGCAGTCGGGGATCTCCCAGCCGTGGATCCCCTCGCGCAGCGTCTCGCGCACGGTGTCCTCGACTGCCCTCATGAACGCGTAGGGCATGGAGCCGAGTTCGACCTCCAGTCCGTACCGCACGCCGCTGCCGGGCGGGGCGGGTTCGATGCGCAGACCGACGGTGGCGAGGAACGGGTTGGGCTCCTTGTTCATGATCTCCGCGGCCGAACCGGGCCCGTCGAGCCGTTCGACGCAGATGGTCGTCGACTCGCGGAAGGCGACGTGCAGCCCGAACTCGTCGGCGAGCGTGGCCTGTACGACCTCCTTCTGGACCTCGCCGTAGAGCGACACGTGGATCTCGCCGCGGAGTTCGTCCTGCCGCAGGCCGATCAGCGGGTCCTGTTCGGCGAGTTGGGTGAGCGCCGTGTGCAGCGCGCCCGACTCCTCGGGCCTGCACGGCAGGACGACGGTCTCCAGCGTGGGCGGCGCGAAGTGGTGCTCCTCCCGCGTCAGCTTCCGGACCGATCCGACGGCGTCGCCGATACGGACACCGGCGAGCCCGCGCAGCTTGCCGATCCGTCCGGCCTCGACGCACGGTCGCGGAGCGTCCGACCCGTTGTCGAACACGTCGATGCCGGTGACCTTGCCCTCGCCCTCGTCACCGTGGAGCAGCCGGTCCCTTACGCGCACGGTTCCCGAGAACATGCGGACGTAGGCCGTCTTCTGCCCGCCCGCCGCTCGTTCGACCTTGAAGACGATGCCGTGTGCGGGTGCGTCGGGATCGCCCTCAGCCGCGGGCAGCAGCTCCTTGAGCCCTGCGGTCAGCGCTTCGACACCGGCGCCGGTGATGGCCGAGCCGAAGAAGACGGGGTGGACGGACCCCCGCTTCGACTGGGCCGCCAGCTCCCCACGCAGCCGCTCATGGGAGAGGGCGCTCTCGTCCTCGACGTACGCCGCCAGCACAGCGTCGTCGTGTTCGGCGAGGACCTCGGCGAGCCGTGCCGTGAAGCTCTCATCGGATGCGCCGTGGGTCGTGAACTCCGCGGTGCGGGTGCCGAGTCCGCGCACCCGTCCCATCGCGACGGCCGCAGGCGTCAGCTTCTCGGCGATCCTTCGCAGGACGGGCTCGTACTGCGCCCCGGCGCGGTCGATCTTGTTGACGAAGAGGAGGGTGGGAATGCCCAGCCGCTGCAGGGTGCGCATGAGCACCCGGGTCTGCGCCTGGACGCCCTCCACGGCTGAGATCACCAGCACCGCGCCGTCGAGCACGCTGAGGACCCGTTCCACCTCGGCGATGAAGTCCGGGTGGCCGGGGGTGTCGATCAGATTGACCGTGACGTCGTCGACGGCGAACGAGACGACGGCGGACTTGATGGTGATCCCCCGCTGCCTCTCCAGCGCCAGGGAGTCGGTCAGGGTGCTGCCCTCGTCGACACTGCCGACTTCGTCGATGACGCCGGCGGCGTGCAGCAGCCGCTCGGTCAGGCTCGTCTTACCGGCGTCTACATGCGCCAGGATTCCAAGGTTGAGTGTTTTCACAGA
It contains:
- a CDS encoding FadR/GntR family transcriptional regulator — its product is MTSQAADGRGRGLHGRLLGRLGPAITAGDYPPGTVLLTDELAERYEVSRTVVREAVRVLESMHLVESRRRVGVTVLPTEQWNVFDPQVITWRLAGADRPRQLRSLTRLRSAVEPMAARLAAELATPDECAELTEHTLGMVRTSRGEQLANYLVHDVAFHRVILRASRNEMFARLGDVVAAVLTGRTEHEVMFSDPRQEAVTMHVQVAEAVREGDGAAAERLMRTITEDALAELDVLAP
- a CDS encoding elongation factor G; this translates as MKTLNLGILAHVDAGKTSLTERLLHAAGVIDEVGSVDEGSTLTDSLALERQRGITIKSAVVSFAVDDVTVNLIDTPGHPDFIAEVERVLSVLDGAVLVISAVEGVQAQTRVLMRTLQRLGIPTLLFVNKIDRAGAQYEPVLRRIAEKLTPAAVAMGRVRGLGTRTAEFTTHGASDESFTARLAEVLAEHDDAVLAAYVEDESALSHERLRGELAAQSKRGSVHPVFFGSAITGAGVEALTAGLKELLPAAEGDPDAPAHGIVFKVERAAGGQKTAYVRMFSGTVRVRDRLLHGDEGEGKVTGIDVFDNGSDAPRPCVEAGRIGKLRGLAGVRIGDAVGSVRKLTREEHHFAPPTLETVVLPCRPEESGALHTALTQLAEQDPLIGLRQDELRGEIHVSLYGEVQKEVVQATLADEFGLHVAFRESTTICVERLDGPGSAAEIMNKEPNPFLATVGLRIEPAPPGSGVRYGLEVELGSMPYAFMRAVEDTVRETLREGIHGWEIPDCTVTMTHSGYAPRQSHAHAIFDKSMSSTGADFRQLTPLVVMDALRDAGTTVHEPMHRFRLEIPAETFGAVLPVLSRLRGVPQAPVTKGDAYLLEGEIPAARVHELEQQLPTLTSGEGVLECAFARYRPVVGEIPSRPRTDHDPLNRKEYLLRVVRRVAGA
- a CDS encoding gluconokinase, with the translated sequence MGVAGTGKTTVGALLADALAVPYAEADSFHPPENVAKMTAGEPLDDTDREPWLDAIGRWAGERRESGGVVSCSALKRAYRDRLRAAAPEVFFVHLTGDRALIARRMEQRRDHFMPLTLLDSQFATLQPLQQDEAGAAVPVCADPGTVTRRALAAVREWSAVLEAPPAVRP